One window of Dysgonomonas mossii genomic DNA carries:
- a CDS encoding DUF2628 domain-containing protein: MMKDKQTQITGEQFEEEVLYSIFYGNNSFYYLNCLEKIKNGKKLIFNLYAFVFSILWLAYRKMYLEFAISLLIGISLAIFIGISLSIFTLSLILGLTGNYLYVKKSIREMQKAQANYPNLNDRIDYLRRIGGASYNIVFTFIGLFILISLLTFTILAYIIGHKAI; encoded by the coding sequence ATGATGAAAGACAAGCAAACTCAAATTACAGGTGAGCAATTTGAAGAGGAGGTGCTATATTCTATTTTTTATGGAAATAATTCCTTCTATTATCTAAACTGTTTAGAGAAAATAAAGAATGGAAAAAAGTTGATATTTAATCTTTATGCTTTCGTTTTTAGTATACTGTGGCTAGCTTACCGTAAAATGTATTTAGAATTTGCTATTTCTTTATTGATAGGAATATCTCTTGCTATATTTATAGGCATATCATTAAGCATATTTACATTGTCCCTAATTCTTGGATTGACAGGAAACTACTTATATGTAAAGAAGTCGATTAGAGAAATGCAAAAAGCACAAGCAAACTACCCCAATTTAAATGACCGGATAGACTATTTGAGAAGAATAGGAGGAGCAAGTTATAATATTGTTTTTACTTTTATTGGTTTATTTATTCTTATCTCACTTCTCACATTTACAATACTAGCATATATTATTGGACATAAAGCTATTTGA